The Cyclobacterium amurskyense genome contains the following window.
CATCATAAGGCAATGCGGTTTCCAGTATTTGTAGTGCCTGAAATCCATTTTCGCAGCTGTCTGATTCAATCTGCCACTGATTAAGCATTTGTTGCAAAATTACCCTGTTATTGGCATTGTCATCAATAATCAAACAGCGTTTTACACCTGCAATCTGTGTGTTGTCTGTTTTTTCTCCTTCTTCAAAATGAGTGGTAATCTCAAAAAAGAAAGTGGTCCCAACGTCAGGTTCACTATCAATATTGATTTTGCTTCCCATTTTTTCTGCAATCATTTGCGAAATGACAAGCCCTAATCCGGTACCTCCAAATTTACGGGTAGTGGAACTGTCTGCTTGAGAAAATGATTTGAAAAGCTTGGCTTTTTGTTCTTTGTTAATGCCGATACCGGTATCTTTTACAGCAATTTTAAAGGTACCTTGATTGCCCTGGAGCGGTAAAAAATCTACCTTAACGATCACTTCTCCTTTTTGGGTGAACTTCACGGCATTGCTTAAAAGATTTGCCAAAATCTGCTGGGTACGAATAGGATCTATATGGGCATAACGAGGCATATTAGGATCTATACTCATTAACAATTCAAGTGCTTTTTCTGCTGCCGAGAATTTGACGATATCGATGCAGTTTTCGAGAAGTGCTATCATATCGGTTTTCACCTCCTCCAGCTCCAACATGCCTGCTTCTATCTTAGAAAAATCAAGAATATCGTTGATAATACCAAGTAAGGTGTGACCTGACACATTGGCGCTATTCACATATTGCTGCTGAACAGGGCTAAGTGGCGTCTTGGTAAGTAAGTCGGTAAAGCCAATTACTCCATTTAGTGGGGTACGGATTTCGTGGCTCATATTAGCCAAAAACTCAGATTTTGCTTTACTGGCTGTTTCTGCTTGTTCCTTAGCAATCTTCTGCGCTTCTTCCGTATTTTTCTGACGTGTAATATCAACATTGGTCCCTATCCAGCGATAAGGTTTGCCCTTTTCATCTCGGAGCAATTTACCACGCGTCATTATCCAACGCCAACTGCCATCTTTGTGGAGACAACGGTGTACTATTTCATATTTTTGGGTGATCCCATTCAGATGGTCGGCTACCGCTTTTTCAATTGAATCGGCATCATCAGGATGCCATAGTCTTTGCCATCCCCCAAAGGAATTTTCTATCTCGGAGTCTTCATACCCAAGCATGGCTTTCCATTGTTTGGAGAAAACCACTTTGTTGTTCACCATGTCCCAATCCCAGATACCTGCTTCCGTACCATCTATGGCCACTGCAAAACGCAGTTCACTTTCCTTCTTCTCTTCATCTACTTTTTTGCGTTCGGTAATGTTTTTATGTGTACCTACAACCCGTGTCGCTTCTCCACTTTCGTTTCTTTCAACTACTTTTGCTCTGTTCAATATCCACAGATACTCCCCTTCCTTATTCCTAAACCTGTATTCATGGCTAAAGGTGTCGCCATTTTCTGGTGTTTGAGTAACTTTATTGATTTCTGCAAATACCCATTCAATATCATCAGGGTGCAATCTGTCCGACCATTCGCTTGCTAGGGATGCAAGCTCGCCTACTTTATACCCCAACATTTCCACCCACGCCTTAGAAAAGACAGTAACTCCATCCATAGGGGTCCAATCCCAGATCCCATCACCCGAAGCATCCATCGCATAATTCAATCGCTTTGTGAGTGCTTCTTTTTCCAATTCAATGTTCTTTCTTTCCGTAATATCCTGCGCTACTCCCCTTAATCCTATAATTTCCTTGCTTTCACTGCGTATGGCTTCCCCCCGAACCCACATCCACCCCTGGCTTCCATCTATTTTAATGGTACTTAGTTCTAATTCATATGGAACCCCCTGATCTTTGGTTAAGGCCAAGTAAGAAGTAAGTTGCTCCCAGCTTTCAGCAGAAAATAACTTCATGTGTTCATTATAAGGAGGAGGGGGTAGCGAAGGATCAAAGCCATAAATTTCATAAAGCTCCTCTGACCAAACTACCTCATTGGTTTTTAGATCCACTTCCCAACTACCTAGCTTAGAAAAATGTTGGGTGTTGCGAAGTAGAGCAGTACTATTTTGAAACTTTAATTCGCTGTTTTTTATTTCTGTAATGTTTTGGTGAGCCCCCAGCATTCTTACTGGTTTGCCATGCTCATCTCTAATCGCTAAGCCACGGCACCTAATCCACACCGTGGAACCATTTTTATGCGTGTATCGCACGGTTTGATCGTAAGGAATATTTGGGTTTTCGAGATGTTTGGTAATCTTTTCTATAGCAACTTTTAAATCTTCAGGGTGAATAATATCTTTCCAAGCCGAAGTTTTGTGTGGCATTTCACTAGGATTGTACCCTAAAACTTCCCAA
Protein-coding sequences here:
- a CDS encoding PAS domain-containing hybrid sensor histidine kinase/response regulator, whose protein sequence is METNYLKQELYELIKSDERIFDFIQESCLDGMWYWDLENPEEEWMNAKFWEVLGYNPSEMPHKTSAWKDIIHPEDLKVAIEKITKHLENPNIPYDQTVRYTHKNGSTVWIRCRGLAIRDEHGKPVRMLGAHQNITEIKNSELKFQNSTALLRNTQHFSKLGSWEVDLKTNEVVWSEELYEIYGFDPSLPPPPYNEHMKLFSAESWEQLTSYLALTKDQGVPYELELSTIKIDGSQGWMWVRGEAIRSESKEIIGLRGVAQDITERKNIELEKEALTKRLNYAMDASGDGIWDWTPMDGVTVFSKAWVEMLGYKVGELASLASEWSDRLHPDDIEWVFAEINKVTQTPENGDTFSHEYRFRNKEGEYLWILNRAKVVERNESGEATRVVGTHKNITERKKVDEEKKESELRFAVAIDGTEAGIWDWDMVNNKVVFSKQWKAMLGYEDSEIENSFGGWQRLWHPDDADSIEKAVADHLNGITQKYEIVHRCLHKDGSWRWIMTRGKLLRDEKGKPYRWIGTNVDITRQKNTEEAQKIAKEQAETASKAKSEFLANMSHEIRTPLNGVIGFTDLLTKTPLSPVQQQYVNSANVSGHTLLGIINDILDFSKIEAGMLELEEVKTDMIALLENCIDIVKFSAAEKALELLMSIDPNMPRYAHIDPIRTQQILANLLSNAVKFTQKGEVIVKVDFLPLQGNQGTFKIAVKDTGIGINKEQKAKLFKSFSQADSSTTRKFGGTGLGLVISQMIAEKMGSKINIDSEPDVGTTFFFEITTHFEEGEKTDNTQIAGVKRCLIIDDNANNRVILQQMLNQWQIESDSCENGFQALQILETALPYDVIICDYHMPYINGLETIRLMKEKLNLDLEKQPVILLSSSAQDEALHQKCMEIGVRFRLTKPVKSNDLFIYLSNLNPDLKDSPQKETEERNGAIEPHEKIKILIAEDNSLNMVLSKTLLQQLMPNSEIYEAEDGLVAVEQYKKLNPDIVFMDIQMPELDGIGATKQIRAIENSTGTHIPIIALTAGALKEEKEKCLVAGMDEFLTKPLEVQKIESVLKKFFRQDKEADADKNEAIATNEVHFGYSELLNSLGGDIKSAQHLISMLLADMPDKINQLNQAYEKKDSNTISQIAHSIKGSMMAIRCNLLADIAAQIGDETEEDSLERLKIQLTAFKEEWEFVKQLLLEKIEQEK